The proteins below come from a single Plasmodium sp. gorilla clade G2 genome assembly, chromosome: 13 genomic window:
- a CDS encoding GTPase, putative gives MILLQLTVVGYLNTGKTSLINSIMNNDIFTSYSHTPLPMIYYKVHKDKNRAFCVEIEDTSVDVDINNFTNMMRKEITTNSKNMKNPVFSYFENPSIQFQAHDPYNSISYGRMAYFLVFDLTNRSTFEYVKMIYLNMSSIYEKYYTLKPFISLVGNKADLADENSPLVREAENFSNEHMVQLWLTSAYTGKNVKKLFLHTINMVYNNTNLWKYDIDESGSESSESLY, from the exons atgatattattacaGTTGACTGTTGTAGGATATTTAAATACTGGAAAAACATCCTTAATAAATTCAATTatgaataatgatatatttacaaGTTATTCACATACCCCTTTGCCAAt gatATATTATAAAGTTCATAAGGATAAAAATCGAGCTTTCTGTGTTGAAATAGAGGATACATCTGTTGAtgttgatataaataattttacaaatatGATGAGGAAAGAAA TTACAACAAATAGTAAGAACATGAAGAATCCTGTATTTAGTTATTTTGAAAATCCGTCTATTCAATTTCAAGCACATGATCCTTACAATTCGATTAGTTAtg GAAGAATGGCATACTTTCTTGTTTTCGATTTAACTAATCGATCAACTTTTGAATATgtgaaaatgatatatttaaatatgtctagtatttatgaaaaatattat acaCTAAAACCTTTTATATCTCTTGTGGGAAATAAAGCTg atttAGCAGATGAAAACAGTCCTTTAGTTCGAGAAGCAGAAAATTTTTC taATGAACATATGGTTCAACTTTGGCTGACTTCAGCTTATACAGGAAAAAACGTAAAGAAG cTATTTCTTCATACTATTAATATGGTCTACAACAATACTAATTTATGGAAATATGACATAGACGaa tctGGATCTGAGTCGTCTGAAAGtttatattaa
- a CDS encoding step II splicing factor, putative, protein MWINKIGNKSASFINHKHFHPGNIKNLERVWLAEENEKKRKEEEEKYLKKREEQYKLYELKKQLRKNEEENKNDVHNILYDINKEFKKENSMKKKILQNNISNETIPNDNIINKILIRSKYDEDIFLKNHRSIYGSYYDKEKNKWGFKCCKNIDKNSKCPNNTNCNYNINNNPIKKDLTKTKNKKKKKKKLTVDNSITAVLNKIG, encoded by the exons ATGTGGATAAACAAAATAGGAAATAAAAGTGCTTCATTTATTAATCACAAGCATTTTCATccag gtaatataaaaaatttggaAAGAGTATGGCTAGCTGAGGAGAATGAAAAAAAGcgaaaagaagaagaagaaaaataccTAAAGAAAAGAGAAGAgcaatataaattatatgaattaaaaaaacaattacgtaaaaatgaagaagaaaataaaaatgatgtacacaatatattatatgatataaataaagaattcAAAAAGGAGAATtctatgaaaaaaaaaattttacaaaataatatttcaaatgAAACTATtccaaatgataatattataaataagatACTTATAAGATCAAAATATGATGAagacatatttttaaaaaatcataGATCTATTTATGGTTCTTAttatgataaagaaaaaaacaaatgggGTTTCAAGTgttgtaaaaatatagataagaATTCAAAATGTccaaataatacaaattgtaattataatataaataataatcctattaaaaaagatttaacaaaaacaaaaaacaaaaagaagaagaaaaaaaaacttacTGTTGATAATAGTATAACAGCTGTTTTGAATAAAATAGGAtaa
- a CDS encoding elongation factor Tu, putative, with translation MDFTKHLSDNDKIRNICILAHVDHGKTTLVDNLISSNKIISEKNIGKIKYLDSREDEQKRQITMKSSSILLKHIYNKDYVKDMFIENKDKNEKNNKLNNNNNGMINEQNVEGNIDNIKSGDNTKNCDNPKNCDNTKNCDNTKNCDNTKNCDNTKNCDNPKNCDNTINCDNPKNCDNILSGKNITKGEENNIDTFSINIIDTPGHVDFSSEVSTCIRICDGALILVDCIEGLCSQTKIVLRQSWKEMIKTILVINKIDKLITNQNMDSINAYEHINNIIEQVNAYIFQLYIEDNMDNENVETKNELEKYSYSPLKGNVLLCSSIHCWCIDMNIFCYSFCKKMNIDTSNSDKIKKYMWNQYYFNVKEKKILKIPNETYTKNNNNNININNNNNNNNNNYNCTNDNDYNKIKKKKKNLFSLVVLDLLWKIYDITIINRDDEQIKKLCKELNICDSFINKNQQNNLENNTYILTYIMSRFLNLSRSIFNACIEIFPSPKNIDENRLFKIYPSLYNDEIYKHIIKCSTDNFTIIYISKYICANLQNNTLVGFKGFYDKNTFLSICRIYSGVLYENMILYICGKSIRTIIKKIFICMGGDLIPIRYAYAGNIVALYLSILHDDVKNNVGDNYLQNDDIKCDINNINDKREESDFIPNSLGINYNNKNLLCNKNMEYSINRNNINMEHNNASDLQYLSNTLMNLIKNKRNNKKEHNIFLMNNDGIFLNKNITLSNYKNADSFILPFTDTCSTILHTIIEPTNIQDMNKFLYGLILLYTCDTSIDIDFNEKGEYILKFCGEIHMQKCLSDFVNIYSNIEIKTSDANISIREGIHENFIKLKRKKNKIPDNLKNLYHYYLKVQSSSQGLLSDSSQKNQENGINNNMLYKDTLKNQNINNLMNNNIDDNTDKNNDVISDELFKNVHINKDNHFLNILFNYNNNTICHKLNNDAFYLFVSVLNMPETLLNFFDKNYSNIQTILENRSISPQFLNYNKNDLSSTNENFMYKQCLINLEKCVNEICFSEKIYSDNITDEVIKEDIQEENKDNMTSINENNDSIEKLNILKKNKNYHLQLWDISVQNGSITLLYLKKYYNKKNNNQYLQDNILTNEKYRKVINDRSFIDTYLSDNNSDINIYLNNICLGFKLASKYGPIAQEPIRGTLFIIEGLIIDEESKDEMFEDINSNEENTEDKINAGNIIALMKEACLNSMQQNKLRIYEPMLRLNLTCESTVLGKVYNVLLKRRCSILSEEIKDGYFLYCIDAYLPLFNSFKLAEELRSKCSGNVIYDIQFSHWNKLNEDIFLLNDTSTFIYDEDFDVKLMENTATDIVNYIRRAKGLETNEKIMQKPEKQCTLKK, from the exons atggATTTTACAAAACACTTAAGTGACAATGACAAGATCcgtaatatatgtattttggCCCATGTAGATCATGGCAAAACAACATTAGTTGATAATTTAATAagttcaaataaaataataagtgAGAAAAATattggaaaaataaaatatttggaTAGTAGGGAAGATGAACAGAAACGCCAAATAACAATGAAAAGTTCAAGTATTCTTTTAAagcatatttataataaagattATGTGAAAGATATGTTTATTGAAAATAAGGATAAgaatgaaaagaataataaattaaacaataataataatggtaTGATTAATGAGCAAAATGTTGAAggaaatattgataatataaaaagtggTGATAACACAAAAAATTGTGATAACCCAAAAAATTgtgataatacaaaaaattgtgataatacaaaaaattgtgataatacaaaaaattgtgataatacaaaaaattgtGATAACCCAAAAAATTGTGATAACACAATAAATTGTGATAACCCAAAAAATtgtgataatattttaagtggaaaaaatataacaaagggggaggaaaataatattgatactTTTTCAATAAATATCATTGACACACCTGGACATGTAGATTTTTCATCTGAAGTATCTACATGTATCCGTATATGTGATGGTGCTTTAATATTAGTAGATTGTATTGAAGGGTTATGTAGTCAAACAAAGATTGTATTAAGACAGAGTTGGAAAGAAATGATTAAAACGATTTtagttataaataaaattgataaaTTAATTACTAATCAAAATATGGATAGTATAAATGCttatgaacatataaataatattattgaacAAGTAAATgcttatatttttcaattatatattgaaGACAATATGGATAATGAAAATGTTGaaacaaaaaatgaattagaaaaatattcttattcCCCTTTAAAAggaaatgttttattatgtaGTAGTATACATTGTTGGTGTAtagatatgaatattttttgttattctttttgtaaaaaaatgaatatcgACACTTCTAATTCTgataaaatcaaaaaatatatgtggaatcaatattattttaatgtgaaagaaaaaaaaatattaaaaataccTAACGAAACATATacaaagaataataataataatataaatataaataataataataataataataataataattataattgtactaatgataatgattataataaaataaagaaaaaaaaaaaaaatttattctcCTTAGTTGTATTAGATTTGTTAtggaaaatatatgatattacaataataaataGAGATGatgaacaaattaaaaaattgtgtaaagaattaaatatatgtgattcatttataaataagaatcaacaaaataatttagaaaataatacatatatattaacttaTATTATGTCAcgttttttaaatttatctaGATCTATATTTAATGCATGTATTGAAATATTTCCATCTCCaaaaaatattgatgaaaatagactttttaaaatatatccatcattatataatgatgaaatatataaacatattataaaatgttcTACTGACAATTttacaattatttatatatccaaatatatatgtgcaaatttacaaaataatacattaGTTGGATTTAAAGGATTCTATGATAAAAATACTTTTCTATCTATTTGTAGAATATATTCAGGAGtgttatatgaaaatatgatattatatatatgtggtaAATCTATTAGaactataataaaaaaaatttttatatgtatgggTGGAGATTTAATACCAATTCGATATGCATATGCAGGTAATATTGTGGCTTTATATCTTTCTATACTTCACGATGATGTAAAGAATAATGTAGGAGAtaattatttacaaaatgatgatataaaatgtgatataaataatataaatgataaaagagAAGAAAGTGATTTTATTCCAAATAGTTTAggtataaattataataataaaaatttgttatgtaataaaaatatggaatattcaataaatagaaataatataaatatggaaCATAATAATGCATCAGATTTACAATATTTATCAAATACTTTaatgaatttaataaaaaataaacgtaataataaaaaagaacataatatatttttaatgaataatgatggtatatttttaaataaaaatataaccttgtcaaattataaaaatgcagattcatttatattaccaTTTACAGATACATGTTCTACTATATTACATACAATAATTGAACCAACAAATATTCaagatatgaataaatttttatatggtttgattttattatatacatgtgATACATCTATAGATATAGATTTTAATGAAAAAGGAGAATATATCCTAAAATTTTGTGGTGAAATACATATGCAAAAATGTTTATCCGattttgttaatatatatagtaatataGAAATTAAAACATCAGATGCAAACATTTCAATAAGAGAAGGAATAcatgaaaattttataaagcttaaaagaaaaaaaaataaaatacctgataatttaaaaaatttatatcattactATTTAAAAGTACAATCATCATCTCAAGGACTCCTCTCAGACTCTTCACAAAAAAATCAAGAAAAtggtataaataataatatgttatataaagatactttaaaaaatcaaaatataaataatcttatgaataataatattgatgataatacggataaaaataatgatgtcATTTCAGATGagttatttaaaaatgttcatataaataaagataatcattttttaaatattttatttaattataataataatacaatatgtcataaattaaataatgatgcCTTTTATCTTTTCGTAAGTGTATTAAATATGCCAGAAACTTTATTAAATTTCTTTGACAAAAATTATTCCAATATTCAAACTATATTAGAAAACAGATCTATATCTCcacaatttttaaattataataaaaatgatttatcATCAACAAATGAgaattttatgtataaacAATGTTTAATTAATCTAGAAAAATGTGTAAATGAAATATGTTTTTCagagaaaatatattctgACAATATCACAGATGAAGTTATAAAGGAAGATATTCAAGaggaaaataaagataatatgacaagtattaatgaaaataatgatagtattgaaaaattaaatatattaaaaaaaaataaaaattatcacTTGCAATTATGGGATATATCTGTACAAAATGGAAGTATTActttgttatatttaaaaaaatattataataaaaaaaataataaccaATATTTACaagataatattttaactaatgaaaaatatagaaaggTTATAAATGATAGGTCATTTATTGATACATATTTATctgataataatagtgacataaatatatatttgaataatatatgtcTTGGTTTTAAATTGGCTTCCAAATATGGTCCCATAGCACAAGAGCCCATAAg gggaacactttttattattgagGGACTAATTATTGATGAAGAATCCAAGGATGAAATGtttgaagatataaataGCAATGAAGAAAATACAGAAGATAAAATTAATGCAGGTAATATCATTGCATTAATGAAAGAGGCATGTTTAAATTCTATGcaacaaaataaattaagaATATATGAACCTATGTTAAGATTAAATTTGACTTGTGAAAGTACTGTATTAGGAAAAGTCtataatgtattattaaaaaggaGATGTTCTATCTTAtcagaagaaataaaagatggttatttcttatattgtATTGATGCCTATTTGCCTTTATTCAATTCTTTCAAATTAGCAGAAGAATTAAGATCAAAGTGTTCTGGAAATGTTATTTATGATATTCAATTTAGTCACTggaataaattaaatgaagatatatttctattaaatgatacatcaacatttatatatgatgagGATTTTGATGTGAAATTAATGGAAAATACAGCAACGGATATTGTCAACTATATTAGGAGAGCAAag GGATTAGAAACAAACGAAAAAATTATGCAAAAACCAGAAAAACAATGTACCTTAAAGAAATAG